aaattttaatggGTTAAATTTGATTGAGTAATGTTTTATATTACCTGGTATTGGTAATTAACATAAGTGATCTAGTTAGCATAGGTCAACATAGGGAATAAAATTTATAAAGCTAATTCATAATTTTCAACCATACTTAGTACAAGCAAGGTCATTTATTTGAGTATTATATTAATACAATCCATTATAATgagatattttttccccaaaccctTAATATATTATCTAGGCTTAGAGGTCATTAGTCACAGTAGCATTTGGCATATCCTGCCACGGCAGTAAAGAAATGCCAAATGTCTCAGATTCCTGGAAAGGGCATTGGAATGTTCAGTTTTTACTATAGATAAAGACAGGGGACAGCCTCAGATGGTCAAAAATAATAGGATATACTGTTTTGACCTATCAAGGGTCTTTCTCCCAAAAACTCACCCAGATTTTGCAAAATACTGTTTTCCTCTCAAACTTAGATATTtgcaaatgtataaaaattaCCATAAAGTTGGAAAAATCCATAAATCATCTTGTAAATAAAAAACCTGTTTGTCAGTTACAGTATCTGATTagatatatttcacataaattttaaatctatgttatattgaatatattttgacatttaaaactCTAGAAAAACATTCCCTCAATTTGTTCTGTGCTTAAAGTGAAATATTTCTATCAGGtgtcatttttaaacaaaaacactaCATTTAAATCAGCATATCACACAGACTATAAACTAATATTTAAGTaaactcttaaaattattttcatgaatttctttttctcttaagtttTTGTACTAGACTTACGGAAATGTTTAATAGTTATTCAAATAGGCAGTATGAATCAGTTTAGTTCTTAGCTTGTGTTCTTCTACTACTGATATATTGCATTATATGGCTTTGCATTACATGATCTCATGATTTAAACCGTACAACTTGTTCTATTTCTTGACTGGAGACCAATTAAATAACCACTGATGCAAGCAGTTATTACCTGCTTAAAAGGAAATCTGTGGTTTCCTTATTTAAACTGCTGAGTTTTAATGTCCATCAAAAAGTCTGTTATTTCAATGAATAATTTACCCATTTACGTATACTACACATTTTAATACTACAAACATGAATTTAAGACTGCAAAAGATTCCTGTAGTTTCTCGCAGTCCCAGGAATCAGAATCATATTTGCTGTAAGTCGAGTTATACTTACTATTAAAATGACAGATTTAAGGGACAGTCATTTTTGattatttagagaaagaaaactaaagtatCAAGTTTACCAGAAGTAGTTGGAGAAATGATTGATCGTAAAGACCTCAAAAACGTGTTTACACATATGTAAGTGGATACAGATGACCGAACATCGAAAAAGATAAAAGGTCAACGGATTTGGGGATGTAGGAGTGTCATTTCCTTAGTTTGTCCCTTGGTGGCGTTCTTGAGTCACTTTCTCCCTTCCCGTCAAACTGCTTTATATTTCTTTCCAGAACTGGCTATCATGTTTACTGTATTTAACCTTTTTTCTTGTATTATCGTAAATACAGCGTCTATAATGAATGAAAGCCCCCCAGAGATCACATCTCTGGCACGTACTTCTTTGTATTCATTCTAACCcataaacttttgttgttgtttttcctcttcctgccttttctTAAGGCTTAAACTACAACACGGACCCTGGATGCTATTTTTCAGCTCagtcattgaatttttttttttactgcaaagCAGTTTTAAGTAAGCAAGGTTAGtcgataaatttaaaaagaaaaaccaaaaactacCGAGTATTGTAAGATATTGGCATAGAAAAGAAATCGTTGGCCGAGCTTTTATTGTCTATTAGAATGCAGTGatatttctataataaattttcctttttaaccttCGTTTCAAAgggacatttctttttattgtccttaaaaaaatttttttaacattctctcAGATACTTTAGTTCATACAAGGGATGACGTTGTATCTGATCAAGGCGGGTTTTAGGACACTGAACTCGTTTTCTCTAATTCTGGACGCCAAAGCAACAGCAGCGGCAGCGTGCTCTTTAATTTATTGCAGCCGGTTACACTTTCgattccatttccttctgaaCCCTTTCCTCTCAGGTTGAGAAGATAAATGCAGCCTCGGGTTTGAAGGGCCGGGCGGGGTTTGTGGGTGGGAGCGAACCCGGATATCATATTCCCTTGGTGAGGTCTCGTACTGCGGGGGATATAGCCCCCCGGTTGCATTTAATGAAATTGCTGAGCACTTGTGACACTGGCTCTGAGACTGCGGaaatggggcgggggtgggggaatcGGCTTCTCGCCTCCATTCATCCTTCGCGCCGGCTGGAGGCAGGAGTTGGAGTGTCAGTCCCTAGACAGGGGGCGGAAGAGGACGGGAGCTCCGACCGCGGCAAGGGCGCTTGGAAAGCTCTCCTCACCTCGCCCACAACCCTACCCCGCCCATTCCGTTCCTTTTCCCAGGAACCCAACGAACGACCAGGCAAATCTGCCAACACTCCTGGGCTGCTCTGGAAAGGTCGGAGCCGGGGAacgtgggggaagggagaagccAGAAGGCTTCAAGGCCTCGACAGTCTGGTCGCGCTATTCTCCATGCCCGGCACGTCGGACCCATTTCCCACGCCGGTTTGGCTGCGCCGCGGAGTTGGTAGGGATGAGAGTGGGGAGGGCGGGCTGGTGACTCGCAATGAGGAAACCACTCCACTGTGAAGGACGCGGCCCGccccccccctccccactccaccccacctcccGGTCATCTGGAAGGAAATTTCAACGCTCTAGGGAAAAGCCGCCtactcttccccccacccccccccaccccccccccgccgcTGGTGTGCGCCTAAAGACTGCGCGTCGGAGCGGTGGGCGCACAGGCTTGTTCAAGTTTACAGTCTGGCGAGGCAAGAGGGAGTGTACAGTGTCTCTGCCTACGCGGCTGCCCGAAGTTTGCAAAATCTTAGGAAAGGCGGCGAAAGGACTGAGTTTACTGCACCATATTGCCGCGTATTGGAATGCGCGGGCTTCCGTCTTGGACCCTGGAAAAAACGGGACTGGGTGTCTCAGGGAGGCAGCGTTCTGATaaaccagagtttgctcaatatAAGGGGAATTTGGCTTTATTGACACTTAGCCTGCCGCTTCTGCGCTGCggcgcccgcccccgccccccggctCTAGACTGCGGCGGTGAGCACTGAGTCTGCGCGCCGAGCAGTTCTCGCTGATGCTGCAGATATAGAGCGAAGAGGCTCCGGTGCCTGCGAGGGGTAGGAGGTGGAGGGacagggggtggggaggcggaTGGAAAGGCTGGATTCCCGGCCAGGCCTCAGAGGAGGAGCCACTACCCCCAGAGTGCTGCTGTTTTAGCAGACTGGAAAATACTCGCCAGCTCCCTGGCACAGACCACGATTGCTCCATCCTCCGCACCTCTACGATCCCCCATAGGGAATGCTTGGAAATCTCTGCCGCCTCGCCCCCCATTCTTGCTGGCTGCGCCCGGCTAAACAACCGCGCGCTACGTCTGCTCAAAGACTTTATTGGTGTTTGTCTTTAAATCATTCCGCCGCCTCACATAGGTACCGTAAAGGCAGAGTACTCACTCTGGccgtatttctttctcttttcttcttttcgctttaaattttcctttaagtGGAGGACCTTTAATGCCTTTAAATTGAGCAAACCGGCTGAGGACTAACCAAAACCTAGTAGCAGCCCCCATTCTTTTTGTGAGATGGTAAGAATTCCCTCCAAGGATTTCCTACCCACTTCAACCGCCCCAGTCCTGGCTAGGCCCCCTTGTTTAACTGCCGCTGAAATAAATGAAGAGTAAATGTCTATAGTTCGGGAAACGCGACCAGACTTGAAATCCGATGAGGCGAGCTGCGGTGGCAGTGTCTGAAAAGCTGGGAAAGCCTCGCGTGGGGGAACACCATCTACGTTCTAGTGGCACAAAGtcaaaagaaggagagaaaaggagcgAGGGACAGTTTGGTACACAAAGTTGACATTAAAGTTTATTTCCCTTTTATCCAGATAGGTGACGCTACACTTTGCCAGTTACTAAAAGCTGCAGGTTTCTGCTTAGAAAATAATATCGAGGCTTCCAACATGTGTTTATTCCCCAGGCGCGCGCACACACGGTCTACCCCGTAAGCAAGCACGGCGACAGGAATGCCAAGCATTTAAACAAAGACAGagcaccctccccctccccaaacccCAACGCTCCTAACTCTGCGCTCCCAAAAAAGGATCGCTGTCCCACTCTCTCAGGAGTTCGCAGTTCTCTCTTAACGACTGCAGCCCATCATGGTTTCTCAGAACACCAGCGTAAGCTCCCTGGCCACACGCTGGGTCCCCGAAGCCACAGCTGACCAAGCCTTAACCAAGAAGCTACTTCGCGAACCAGAGACAGTAGGGGGCAGGGATGAAGAACATACtctgagaaggggaaggagaaacGTTTGCTGACACAGGTTCGGCGCTCTCAAACACGCTCTGGGCATTAgctagagagagaaggaaatttaCCAGCCCCAGGGAGGGAAAGCAAGTTCCCCCAGAAGGCAGCGGCTGCCCttgctggggagggagagggacaaGCTTTGGCTTAAGGGTGACTTGTTAGGATTGCGCACACTTGGAGTGGCCCCCGGAGCTGAAGCTGGGCTTTCCGGAGCGGGGCGGCTGGCTAGtgctccctcctgtctccctccccctcggtcctcctccctcctctgagTGTGTAGTTTCCACGGCTCCACTGCTACCGCCGCCGCAGTAGCGTCAGGGACAAGCTTGAGCCTCAAGCAAGGCAGAGAGCTCCCAGCAGCAACCATCACTTTGGGCAAACTTGCGGGTTTCCGGCTCGCGGCTGGCGAGCTGGAGCTTCCCACTTGCCATTCAGTGTCTTAGAGCCGTGGCAGCCAAAGAGGCGGCGGGAGCGCAAGCACTAGACTCTCCCAGACACCAGAGGGGACGAGACAACTGCGGAATTCACCCGCCGTGCCAGGGCACTTCCGAGGCAACAACCGACTGGCACTTTTTCTCCCCTTggcaaactgtgtgtgtgtgtttttttttttttttaaagcttcttggCAGCTGTCTCTGactccacctccccccaccccatgccttGTGCTTTTCTTCGGAAATCCGGACAGAATTGGGCATCTTTGTTAATTGCCGTTGGGGGAGCCCGGCTGGGGTCTTTCGCCAGGCCAGCGTCGCCTGCCCACCAAGCCTGGTTTGCTCACCTTTGAACTGCAAAGGGATCAAGTTCAGCTCGAGTTGCCTGTATTGGGactgggagaaaggagagggagctCGAGGGAGAGAGgagtgggagaaggggaaaggggaaacgggaggagggaggagagaggaggaggagagagggaggggagggatcgagagagagagagcggggagagagagaggctgcaATCTCCTCCCTGAATCGCGCACAGCGCTGCAGATCCCTGTGCTCTGACATGCGGGCCGAATGCAGGTGAGGAAAGGCACGGACTCTGCGGCTGCGAACCCAAACTTGGGCACCGCGCGGTGCGCACGGCTCAGCCTTCACCCCCGCGGGCGAACGGCTGCTGCGGTTTCAGGCGGCGGCTTCGAGACTAATGACCTTGCGCAGAGttgttaagaaaaaagagaaacccGAGCTCTCTGGGTGAGACCGGACCGACACTCAGGGCGTCTCTGAAGATGGCTCGGGCTGCTTTTCCGCGCACGGGGGGAACCCGGACGCGGACCGCTGTGTGACTCGAGTCGTCTCCACTGTACGGTGCCCGAAGCGACCTGCCGGGATTTTTCATTCTCGATCTGTTGACTGGCTCCCCCGCTGCCTGATCGGAGTCGGAGTTGAGACTGGCTTGTTGCTGGCCCTAGCACCTCTTGCAGGAAGCGACTCACGTTTGCCTGGGCAGTCGGAGCAGAAGCTGGGTCTGGAGTGAGTGGCTGGAACGTGAATTGGACTCAACTCGAGTAGCAGCAAAGACGAGCGGGATTGGCAGGCGGGGGAGGCTGCAGGCTCGCTCCCGGCCGCTTCCCGGCTCCACCGCCCGCCTGCCGGAGCGGTTCCAGCCCCATCCGACTGAGCAGTGACGGGAGCCCGGGTTCCTCTGCCGGTTGCGGGTATGACTCTGGGGGGGCGCCGAGCCCGCGGCGCGCAGTGTCCCGTGAACTGTGAGTACTGCGACTGAACGGCGGCTGGCTAGCGGGCGATTAGCACCCATTGCATAAATTATGAAACAATAACTTTCGGAAGAagcaagaggaagagagaaaaaaaaaaaagaaggatctATCGCTGGTCCCCCCTGGCCGACTCTGGACGCTGCTCTTGCCCCCTCCCTACGTTCCCTCTTGCTTCTTTCCTTCCCGGAGAGGGGAGAGGactgggaggagggcaggccaCGGGCCCCAGAGGAGGGGGGCGCCAAGGGGCCGTAATTAGAaggagcagtagcagcagcagcaggagaagatGCTGAGGATGCGGACCATGGGATGGGCGCGCGCCTGGTGTCTGGGCTGCTGTCTCCTCTTGCCGCTCTCGCTCAGCCTAGCGGCCGCCAAGCAACTCCTCCGGTACCGACTGGCCGAGGAGGGCCCAGCAGACGTCCGCATCGGCAACGTCGCCTCGGACTTGGGCATCGTGACCGGCTCCGGTGAGGTGACTTTCAGCCTCGAGTCGGGCTCAGAGTACCTGAAGATCGACAATCTCACCGGCGAGCTGAGTACGAGCGAGCGGCGCATTGACCGCGAGAAACTGCCCCAGTGTCAGATGATCTTCGACGAAAACGAGTGCTTCTTGGACTTCGAGGTCTCGGTGATCGGGCCCTCGCAGAGCTGGGTGGACCTGTTCGAGGGTCGGGTCATCGTGCTCGACATCAACGACAACACGCCCACCTTCCCGTCACCCGTGCTCACGCTCACGGTGGAGGAGAACCGGCCGGTGGGCACTCTATACCTGCTGCCCACCGCCACCGACCGCGACTTCGGCCGCAACGGCATTGAGCGCTACGAGCTGCTACAGGAgcccgggggcggcggcggcggcggcggcggcggcggcgagggcCGGCGCGCCGGGCCTGCCGACAGCGCCCCCTACCCCGGGGGCGGCGGGAACGGCGGGAGCGGCGGCGGCCCCGGGGGCTCTAAGAGGAGGCTGGACGCGCCAGAAGCCGGCGGCGGGACCAGCCCCGGCGGACGCAGCAGCGTATTCGAACTGCAGGTGGCCGACACCCCGGATGGCGAAAAGCAGCCGCAATTGATCGTGAAGGGGGCGCTGGACCGCGAACAGCGCGACTCCTACGAGCTGACCCTGAGGGTGCGCGACGGTGGCGACCCGCCTCGCTCCTCTCAGGCCATCCTGCGGGTGCTCATCACCGACGTGAACGACAACAGCCCCCGCTTCGAGAAGAGCGTGTATGAGGCTGACCTGGCCGAGAACAGCGCCCCGGGGACCCCCATCCTGCAGCTGCGTGCCGCCGACCTGGACGTGGGGGTCAACGGGCAGATTGAGTATGTGTTCGGGGCGGCTACAGAGTCCGTGCGGCGGCTGCTGCGCCTAGACGAGACGTCCGGCTGGCTCAGTGTCCTGCACCGTATAGACCGCGAGGAAGTGAACCAGCTGCGCTTCACGGTCATGGCCCGCGATCGCGGGCAGCCTCCCAAGACAGACAAAGCCACGGTGGTCCTTAATATCAAGGACGAGAACGACAATGTGCCGTCCATTGAAATCCGCAAGATCGGGCGTATCCCACTCAAGGACGGGGTGGCCAACGTGGCCGAGGACGTTCTGGTGGACACCCCCATCGCCCTGGTACAGGTGTCTGACCGAGACCAAGGCGAGAATGGAGTGGTCACCTGCACCGTGGTGGGCGACGTGCCCTTCCAGCTCAAGCCGGCCAGTGACACAGAGGGCGACCAGAACAAGAAAAAGTACTTCCTGCACACCTCGGCCCCTTTGGACTAtgagaccaccagggagttcaACGTGGTCATAGTAGCGGTGGACTCGGGCAGCCCCAGTCTCTCCAGCAACAACTCCCTGATTGTCAAGGTGGGAGATACCAACGACAACCCGCCTGTCTTTGGCCAGTCAGTGGTGGAGGTGTACTTTCCTGAGAACAACATCCCCGGAGAGAGGGTAGCCACGGTGCTGGCTACAGACGCGGACAGTGGGAAAAACGCTGAAATCGCCTACTCGCTGGACTCTTCCGTGATGGGGATCTTTGCCATCGATCCCGATTCTGGGGACATCCTCGTCAATACCATGCTGGACCGCGAGCAGACTGACAGGTACGAGTTTAAAGTTAACGCCAGAGACAAAGGCGTCCCCGTGCTACAGGGCAGCACCACAGTGATTGTTCAGGTGGCTGACAAGAATGACAATGACCCTAAGTTCATGCAGGACGTCTTTACTTTTTATGTGAAAGAAAATTTACAGCCCAACAGCCCCGTGGGAATGGTCACAGTGATGGATGCTGACAAGGGGCGCAATGCAGAGATGAGCCTATACATAGAGGAGAACAGTAACATTTTTTCCATTGAAAATGATACGGGGACTATTTACTCCACGATGTCTTTTGACAGAGAACATCAGACCACATACACTTTCAGAGTCAAAGCTGTGGATGGAGGAGATCCCCCCAGATCTGCAACAGCCACGGTCTCTCTCTTTGTGATGGATGAGAATGACAATGCTCCCACTGTCACCCTTCCCAGAAATATTTCCTACACTTTACTGCCACCTTCGAGTAACGTCAGGACAGTAGTAGCTACGGTGTTGGCAACAGACAGTGATGATGGCATCAATGCAGACCTTAACTACAGCATTGTGGGAGGGAATCCCTTCAAGCTGTTTGAGATTGATTCCACCAGTGGTGTGGTTTCCTTAGTGGGAAAACTCACCCAAAAGCATTATGGCTTGCACAGGTTGGTGGTGCAAGTGAATGACAGTGGGCAGCCTTCCCAGTCTACCACGACTCTGGTGCATGTGTTTGTCAATGAAAGTGTTTCTAATGCAACTGTGATTGACTCCCAGATAGCCAGAAGCTTGCACACCCCACTCACCCAGGATATAGCTGGTGACCCAAGCTATGAAATTAGCAAACAGAGACTCAGTATTGTCATTGGGGTGGTTGCTGGAATTATGACTGTGATTCTAATCATCTTAATTGTAGTGATGGCAAGATATTGCCggtccaaaaataaaaatggctatGAAGCTGGCAAAAAAGATCATGAAGACTTTTTTACACCCCAACAGCATGACAAATCTAAAAAACctaaaaaggacaagaaaaacaaaaaatctaagCAGCCACTCTACAGCAGCATTGTCACTGTAGAAGCTTCTAAACCAAATGGACAGAGGTATGATAGTGTCAATGAGAAGCTGTCAGACAGCCCAAGCATGGGCCGATACCGATCAGTTAATGGTGGGCCTGGCAGTCCTGACCTGGCCAGGCATTACAAATCTAGTTCCCCCTTGCCTACTGTCCAGCTTCACCCCCAGTCACCAACTGCAGGAAAAAAACACCAGGCCGTACAAGATCTACCACCAGCTAATACATTTGTGGGAGCAGGAGACAACATTTCAATTGGATCAGATCACTGCTCTGAGTACAGCTGTCAAACCAATAACAAATACAGCAAACAGGTAAGATGCATcccacatatatttaaatatctaagACAGGACATCTTCTGCAAAGTCTTGTCTTCACTCTTAAAGCTATTAGTTAAATTTTTAATAGCAGGAAATTAATGTTGGTGTAATTCTTATACCATTTATTTAGTAGAGGACATTTACAAAAGGTACACCACTATAGTTTGCACCTTATACCAGAGTGTA
This is a stretch of genomic DNA from Bos mutus isolate GX-2022 chromosome 6, NWIPB_WYAK_1.1, whole genome shotgun sequence. It encodes these proteins:
- the PCDH7 gene encoding protocadherin-7 isoform X7, which codes for MLRMRTMGWARAWCLGCCLLLPLSLSLAAAKQLLRYRLAEEGPADVRIGNVASDLGIVTGSGEVTFSLESGSEYLKIDNLTGELSTSERRIDREKLPQCQMIFDENECFLDFEVSVIGPSQSWVDLFEGRVIVLDINDNTPTFPSPVLTLTVEENRPVGTLYLLPTATDRDFGRNGIERYELLQEPGGGGGGGGGGGEGRRAGPADSAPYPGGGGNGGSGGGPGGSKRRLDAPEAGGGTSPGGRSSVFELQVADTPDGEKQPQLIVKGALDREQRDSYELTLRVRDGGDPPRSSQAILRVLITDVNDNSPRFEKSVYEADLAENSAPGTPILQLRAADLDVGVNGQIEYVFGAATESVRRLLRLDETSGWLSVLHRIDREEVNQLRFTVMARDRGQPPKTDKATVVLNIKDENDNVPSIEIRKIGRIPLKDGVANVAEDVLVDTPIALVQVSDRDQGENGVVTCTVVGDVPFQLKPASDTEGDQNKKKYFLHTSAPLDYETTREFNVVIVAVDSGSPSLSSNNSLIVKVGDTNDNPPVFGQSVVEVYFPENNIPGERVATVLATDADSGKNAEIAYSLDSSVMGIFAIDPDSGDILVNTMLDREQTDRYEFKVNARDKGVPVLQGSTTVIVQVADKNDNDPKFMQDVFTFYVKENLQPNSPVGMVTVMDADKGRNAEMSLYIEENSNIFSIENDTGTIYSTMSFDREHQTTYTFRVKAVDGGDPPRSATATVSLFVMDENDNAPTVTLPRNISYTLLPPSSNVRTVVATVLATDSDDGINADLNYSIVGGNPFKLFEIDSTSGVVSLVGKLTQKHYGLHRLVVQVNDSGQPSQSTTTLVHVFVNESVSNATVIDSQIARSLHTPLTQDIAGDPSYEISKQRLSIVIGVVAGIMTVILIILIVVMARYCRSKNKNGYEAGKKDHEDFFTPQQHDKSKKPKKDKKNKKSKQPLYSSIVTVEASKPNGQRYDSVNEKLSDSPSMGRYRSVNGGPGSPDLARHYKSSSPLPTVQLHPQSPTAGKKHQAVQDLPPANTFVGAGDNISIGSDHCSEYSCQTNNKYSKQMRLHPYITVFG
- the PCDH7 gene encoding protocadherin-7 isoform X5 produces the protein MLRMRTMGWARAWCLGCCLLLPLSLSLAAAKQLLRYRLAEEGPADVRIGNVASDLGIVTGSGEVTFSLESGSEYLKIDNLTGELSTSERRIDREKLPQCQMIFDENECFLDFEVSVIGPSQSWVDLFEGRVIVLDINDNTPTFPSPVLTLTVEENRPVGTLYLLPTATDRDFGRNGIERYELLQEPGGGGGGGGGGGEGRRAGPADSAPYPGGGGNGGSGGGPGGSKRRLDAPEAGGGTSPGGRSSVFELQVADTPDGEKQPQLIVKGALDREQRDSYELTLRVRDGGDPPRSSQAILRVLITDVNDNSPRFEKSVYEADLAENSAPGTPILQLRAADLDVGVNGQIEYVFGAATESVRRLLRLDETSGWLSVLHRIDREEVNQLRFTVMARDRGQPPKTDKATVVLNIKDENDNVPSIEIRKIGRIPLKDGVANVAEDVLVDTPIALVQVSDRDQGENGVVTCTVVGDVPFQLKPASDTEGDQNKKKYFLHTSAPLDYETTREFNVVIVAVDSGSPSLSSNNSLIVKVGDTNDNPPVFGQSVVEVYFPENNIPGERVATVLATDADSGKNAEIAYSLDSSVMGIFAIDPDSGDILVNTMLDREQTDRYEFKVNARDKGVPVLQGSTTVIVQVADKNDNDPKFMQDVFTFYVKENLQPNSPVGMVTVMDADKGRNAEMSLYIEENSNIFSIENDTGTIYSTMSFDREHQTTYTFRVKAVDGGDPPRSATATVSLFVMDENDNAPTVTLPRNISYTLLPPSSNVRTVVATVLATDSDDGINADLNYSIVGGNPFKLFEIDSTSGVVSLVGKLTQKHYGLHRLVVQVNDSGQPSQSTTTLVHVFVNESVSNATVIDSQIARSLHTPLTQDIAGDPSYEISKQRLSIVIGVVAGIMTVILIILIVVMARYCRSKNKNGYEAGKKDHEDFFTPQQHDKSKKPKKDKKNKKSKQPLYSSIVTVEASKPNGQRYDSVNEKLSDSPSMGRYRSVNGGPGSPDLARHYKSSSPLPTVQLHPQSPTAGKKHQAVQDLPPANTFVGAGDNISIGSDHCSEYSCQTNNKYSKQPFRRVTFSVVSQPQDPHQGSLQSCYDSGLEESETPSSKSSSGPRLGALPLPEDNYERTTPDGSVGVAAITTFPFLPFPHGKTHGRRVLLRPLH
- the PCDH7 gene encoding protocadherin-7 isoform X6, with amino-acid sequence MLRMRTMGWARAWCLGCCLLLPLSLSLAAAKQLLRYRLAEEGPADVRIGNVASDLGIVTGSGEVTFSLESGSEYLKIDNLTGELSTSERRIDREKLPQCQMIFDENECFLDFEVSVIGPSQSWVDLFEGRVIVLDINDNTPTFPSPVLTLTVEENRPVGTLYLLPTATDRDFGRNGIERYELLQEPGGGGGGGGGGGEGRRAGPADSAPYPGGGGNGGSGGGPGGSKRRLDAPEAGGGTSPGGRSSVFELQVADTPDGEKQPQLIVKGALDREQRDSYELTLRVRDGGDPPRSSQAILRVLITDVNDNSPRFEKSVYEADLAENSAPGTPILQLRAADLDVGVNGQIEYVFGAATESVRRLLRLDETSGWLSVLHRIDREEVNQLRFTVMARDRGQPPKTDKATVVLNIKDENDNVPSIEIRKIGRIPLKDGVANVAEDVLVDTPIALVQVSDRDQGENGVVTCTVVGDVPFQLKPASDTEGDQNKKKYFLHTSAPLDYETTREFNVVIVAVDSGSPSLSSNNSLIVKVGDTNDNPPVFGQSVVEVYFPENNIPGERVATVLATDADSGKNAEIAYSLDSSVMGIFAIDPDSGDILVNTMLDREQTDRYEFKVNARDKGVPVLQGSTTVIVQVADKNDNDPKFMQDVFTFYVKENLQPNSPVGMVTVMDADKGRNAEMSLYIEENSNIFSIENDTGTIYSTMSFDREHQTTYTFRVKAVDGGDPPRSATATVSLFVMDENDNAPTVTLPRNISYTLLPPSSNVRTVVATVLATDSDDGINADLNYSIVGGNPFKLFEIDSTSGVVSLVGKLTQKHYGLHRLVVQVNDSGQPSQSTTTLVHVFVNESVSNATVIDSQIARSLHTPLTQDIAGDPSYEISKQRLSIVIGVVAGIMTVILIILIVVMARYCRSKNKNGYEAGKKDHEDFFTPQQHDKSKKPKKDKKNKKSKQPLYSSIVTVEASKPNGQRYDSVNEKLSDSPSMGRYRSVNGGPGSPDLARHYKSSSPLPTVQLHPQSPTAGKKHQAVQDLPPANTFVGAGDNISIGSDHCSEYSCQTNNKYSKQVDTVQTTKPPGHIEESCKMNVCARK